The Camelina sativa cultivar DH55 chromosome 14, Cs, whole genome shotgun sequence genome includes a window with the following:
- the LOC104741850 gene encoding uncharacterized protein LOC104741850 has translation MASYAISNTIHTVTFKTSKRISPYNGLFGWNSDKKTDNIRLPQQPAYHDDVQIPFSLSLVNKTFLKGRELKCCYKASIDGFSATKFHERCDFKGPCVIIAYAKDKSFKFGGFSPEGYKSTDDYYDTFDAFLFYWLDDCDDPIVLPKIGGSGAALFDYARGRPQFGADGLLIGPPLAPVMGGFAGPDTNAGVGDLRMAKSRLGLSYAKRKDGKESIFGDENKVSLDDVLVFCNPYIASLY, from the exons ATGGCTTCGTATGCCATCTCAAACACAATTCATACCGTAACCTTCAAGACCTCGAAGAGAATAAGTCCTTACAACGGTCTATTCGGTTGGAACTCCGACAAGAAAACAGACAATATCCGGCTGCCGCAACAACCAGCCTACCACGACGACGTCCAgattcctttctctctttcgttgGTAAACAAAACCTTCTTAAAGG gaAGAGAACTAAAATGTTGCTACAAGGCAAGTATTGATGGGTTTAGTGCAACGAAGTTCCATGAACGTTGTGACTTCAAAGGTCCATGTGTTATCATAGCTTACGCTAAAGACAAGTCTTTCAAGTTTGGTGGATTTAGCCCAGAAGGTTATAAAAGTACTGACGATTATTACGATACATTTGATGCTTTCCTCTTCTATTGGCTCGACGATTGTGATGACCCAATCGTCCTTCCAAAGATTGGAGGAAGTGGAGCAGCTCTATTTGATTATGCACGCGGAAGGCCTCAATTTGGAGCTGATGGGCTTCTTATAGGACCGCCTTTAGCTCCCGTGATGGGCGGATTTGCGGGTCCGGATACGAACGCAGGGGTTGGCGATTTGAGGATGGCTAAATCAAGATTGGGTTTGTCATATGCTAAGAGGAAAGATGGGAAAGAATCTATCTTTGGAGATGAGAATAAGGTTAGTCTTGATGATGTATTGGTCTTTTGTAACCCCTATATTgcttctttgtattaa
- the LOC104741851 gene encoding MND1-interacting protein 1 isoform X1 — translation MGCTVREKHVKPSRRIRPVAFRSDPPLCLIERIALSKSIVESSLKNLVYHPGLTDSGSVVNSSSPSEWGYCTEEHLEEILLKHLEFFYNQAVSKLLDLGYQEGVAVKAVLSNGHCYGELDVLTNIMNNSLSYLNTTSCDGGEVETDFTDLRDLEEYSLAGMIYLLQQVKPNLSKGDAMWCLLMSELHVGRATTMDIPTPSPGNRASCCCTSTKDDDSNKEDVGSTSLDIAGFMAPALCRFHGGWDFGNGGGPEFSGNGFSTSGTAELKLQREIDCPKRFNLSPSMKSLMKRNVAAFAAGFRASMKQKQIQSETCGDSISPARVETCEQQQPRKSGSEESVGSVLEKFRDLNLDDDSLESVGEDGKDCVIVNLLHQVKDLEKKLKERKEWAHKKAMQAAQKVSEELADFKSLNSEREAIQLLKKGKKAVEESTMKRLSDKQSGLKKVTGERDTANLIVRKLENQNAEIRAEREGSKLSASESLKAFMEETKKEKKCLKKLVAWEKQKLKLQDEITAEKDKINALYRNLAQTTQDEKEIEAKWRQEQKAKETAVAQMEEEQRSKEAAEGHNKRKLETLRLKIELDFQRHKDDHQRLEQELSRLRASSDTDSSHLSNNVWKPEKSQGENIAKLLEELDKLEGTNENEANYDRECIICMKDEVSVVFLPCAHQVVCGSCSDSFFANNNNGGRKVTCPCCRSLIQQRIRIFGATS, via the exons atGGGTTGTACTGTGAGGGAGAAGCATGTGAAACCGAGCCGTAGGATCCGACCCGTTGCCTTTAGATCCGACCCGCCTCTATGTTTGATCGAGAGGATTGCTCTGTCGAAATCAATCGTCGAGTCAAGTCTCAAAAACCTTGTTTATCATCCAGGTCTTACTGATTCTGGCTCTGTTGTTAATTCGTCGAGCCCTAGCGAGTGGGGTTATTGTACTGAGGAGCATTTGGAAGAGATATTGCTTAAACATTTGGAGTTTTTCTATAACCAAGCTGTTTCCAAGCTTCTTGACTTGGGTTACCAGGAAGGTGTCGCGGTTAAAGCGGTTTTGAGTAATGGTCACTGCTATGGTGAGTTGGATGTTTTGACGAACATAATGAATAATTCATTGTCTTATCTGAATACCACTAGTTGTGATG GTGGTGAAGTTGAGACTGATTTTACTGATTTGAGAGATTTGGAGGAGTATTCGCTTGCTGGTATGATTTACTTGCTGCAACAAGTTAAGCCTAATTTGAGTAAAGGTGATGCAATGTGGTGTTTGTTAATGAGTGAGCTCCATGTTGGTAGGGCGACTACTATGGATATCCCAACTCCAAGTCCAGGGAATAGGGCTAGTTGTTGTTGTACTAGTACTAAGGATGATGATAGCAATAAAGAAGATGTTGGTAGTACTAGTTTAGATATCGCTGGTTTCATGGCGCCAGCATTGTGTCGTTTCCATGGAGGTTGGGATTTTGGGAACGGGGGAGGGCCTGAGTTTTCTGGTAACGGGTTTTCTACAAGCGGTACTGCTGAGTTAAAACTGCAGAGAGAGATTGATTGTCCGAAAAGGTTTAATCTTTCCCCTTCCATGAAGTCCTTGATGAAGCGGAATGTTGCAGCTTTTGCTGCTGGGTTTCGTGCTAGTATGAAGCAGAAGCAGATCCAGTCTGAAACTTGTGGCGATAGCATATCTCCTGCACGTGTGGAAACTTGTGAGCAGCAGCAGCCACGCAAGTCAGGGAGTGAAGAAAGTGTTGGTTCGGTGTTGGAGAAATTTCGTGATCTGAACCTTGATGATGATAGTCTGGAATCGGTGGGTGAGGATGGTAAGGATTGTGTGATAGTAAATCTGCTTCATCAAGTCAAGGATCtcgagaagaagttaaaggagAGGAAGGAATGGGCTCACAAGAAGGCAATGCAAGCTGCCCAAAAGGTTAGCGAAGAATTGGCCGACTTTAAGTCACTGAATAGTGAAAGAGAAGCAATCCAACTCctgaaaaaggggaaaaaagctGTTGAAGAATCAACCATGAAAAGATTATCCGACAAGCAAAGTGGACTCAAAAAAGTTACTGGTGAAAGGGACACGGCAAATCTGATAGTAAGAAAGCTTGAGAATCAAAATGCAGAAATCCGAGCAGAGAGGGAGGGTTCCAAATTAAGTGCTTCAGAATCGCTTAAAGCGTTCatggaagaaacaaagaaggagaaaaaatgCTTGAAGAAGCTTGTGGCATGGGAGAAGCAGAAACTCAAGTTGCAGGATGAGATTACCGCTGAGAAAGACAAAATCAATGCTCTTTATAGGAATTTAGCTCAGACTACACAGGATGAAAAGGAAATTGAG GCGAAATGGAGGCAAGAGCAGAAAGCAAAGGAGACAGCTGTGGCTCAAATGGAGGAAGAACAACGCTCGAAAGAAGCAGCCGAGGGTCACAACAAGAGAAAGCTCGAGACTCTACGGTTAAAAATCGAACTAGACTTCCAAAGACACAAAGATGATCACCAAAGACTAGAGCAAGAACTCTCTAGACTCAGAGCCTCTTCAGATACCGACTCAAGCCACTTATCCAACAACGTTTGGAAACCCGAGAAATCCCAAGGAGAAAACATTGCTAAGCTGCTTGAAGAACTCGATAAACTTGAAGGGACTAATGAGAATGAAGCAAACTATGATCGAGAATGCATCATCTGTATGAAAGATGAAGTCTCTGTGGTGTTCCTTCCTTGTGCGCATCAAGTTGTGTGTGGTAGTTGCAGTGATAGCTTCTTTGCgaacaacaacaatggcggaAGGAAAGTCACTTGTCCTTGTTGTCGAAGTTTGATTCAACAGCGAATCCGTATCTTTGGAGCAACCTCATAA
- the LOC104741851 gene encoding MND1-interacting protein 1 isoform X2: MGCTVREKHVKPSRRIRPVAFRSDPPLCLIERIALSKSIVESSLKNLVYHPGLTDSGSVVNSSSPSEWGYCTEEHLEEILLKHLEFFYNQAVSKLLDLGYQEGVAVKAVLSNGHCYGELDVLTNIMNNSLSYLNTTSCDGGEVETDFTDLRDLEEYSLAGMIYLLQQVKPNLSKGDAMWCLLMSELHVGRATTMDIPTPSPGNRASCCCTSTKDDDSNKEDVGSTSLDIAGFMAPALCRFHGGWDFGNGGGPEFSGNGFSTSGTAELKLQREIDCPKRFNLSPSMKSLMKRNVAAFAAGFRASMKQKQIQSETCGDSISPARVETCEQQQPRKSGSEESVGSVLEKFRDLNLDDDSLESVGEDGKDCVIVNLLHQVKDLEKKLKERKEWAHKKAMQAAQKVSEELADFKSLNSEREAIQLLKKGKKAVEESTMKRLSDKQSGLKKVTGERDTANLIVRKLENQNAEIRAEREGSKLSASESLKAFMEETKKEKKCLKKLVAWEKQKLKLQDEITAEKDKINALYRNLAQTTQDEKEIEAKWRQEQKAKETAVAQMEEEQRSKEAAEGHNKRKLETLRLKIELDFQRHKDDHQRLEQELSRLRASSDTDSSHLSNNVWKPEKSQGENIAKLLEELDKLEGTNENEANYDRECIICMKDEVSVVFLPCAHQVVCGSCSDSFFANNNNGGRKVTCPCCRSLIQQRIRIFGATS; this comes from the exons atGGGTTGTACTGTGAGGGAGAAGCATGTGAAACCGAGCCGTAGGATCCGACCCGTTGCCTTTAGATCCGACCCGCCTCTATGTTTGATCGAGAGGATTGCTCTGTCGAAATCAATCGTCGAGTCAAGTCTCAAAAACCTTGTTTATCATCCAGGTCTTACTGATTCTGGCTCTGTTGTTAATTCGTCGAGCCCTAGCGAGTGGGGTTATTGTACTGAGGAGCATTTGGAAGAGATATTGCTTAAACATTTGGAGTTTTTCTATAACCAAGCTGTTTCCAAGCTTCTTGACTTGGGTTACCAGGAAGGTGTCGCGGTTAAAGCGGTTTTGAGTAATGGTCACTGCTATGGTGAGTTGGATGTTTTGACGAACATAATGAATAATTCATTGTCTTATCTGAATACCACTAGTTGTGATGGTGGTGAAGTTGAGACTGATTTTACTGATTTGAGAGATTTGGAGGAGTATTCGCTTGCTGGTATGATTTACTTGCTGCAACAAGTTAAGCCTAATTTGAGTAAAGGTGATGCAATGTGGTGTTTGTTAATGAGTGAGCTCCATGTTGGTAGGGCGACTACTATGGATATCCCAACTCCAAGTCCAGGGAATAGGGCTAGTTGTTGTTGTACTAGTACTAAGGATGATGATAGCAATAAAGAAGATGTTGGTAGTACTAGTTTAGATATCGCTGGTTTCATGGCGCCAGCATTGTGTCGTTTCCATGGAGGTTGGGATTTTGGGAACGGGGGAGGGCCTGAGTTTTCTGGTAACGGGTTTTCTACAAGCGGTACTGCTGAGTTAAAACTGCAGAGAGAGATTGATTGTCCGAAAAGGTTTAATCTTTCCCCTTCCATGAAGTCCTTGATGAAGCGGAATGTTGCAGCTTTTGCTGCTGGGTTTCGTGCTAGTATGAAGCAGAAGCAGATCCAGTCTGAAACTTGTGGCGATAGCATATCTCCTGCACGTGTGGAAACTTGTGAGCAGCAGCAGCCACGCAAGTCAGGGAGTGAAGAAAGTGTTGGTTCGGTGTTGGAGAAATTTCGTGATCTGAACCTTGATGATGATAGTCTGGAATCGGTGGGTGAGGATGGTAAGGATTGTGTGATAGTAAATCTGCTTCATCAAGTCAAGGATCtcgagaagaagttaaaggagAGGAAGGAATGGGCTCACAAGAAGGCAATGCAAGCTGCCCAAAAGGTTAGCGAAGAATTGGCCGACTTTAAGTCACTGAATAGTGAAAGAGAAGCAATCCAACTCctgaaaaaggggaaaaaagctGTTGAAGAATCAACCATGAAAAG ATTATCCGACAAGCAAAGTGGACTCAAAAAAGTTACTGGTGAAAGGGACACGGCAAATCTGATAGTAAGAAAGCTTGAGAATCAAAATGCAGAAATCCGAGCAGAGAGGGAGGGTTCCAAATTAAGTGCTTCAGAATCGCTTAAAGCGTTCatggaagaaacaaagaaggagaaaaaatgCTTGAAGAAGCTTGTGGCATGGGAGAAGCAGAAACTCAAGTTGCAGGATGAGATTACCGCTGAGAAAGACAAAATCAATGCTCTTTATAGGAATTTAGCTCAGACTACACAGGATGAAAAGGAAATTGAG GCGAAATGGAGGCAAGAGCAGAAAGCAAAGGAGACAGCTGTGGCTCAAATGGAGGAAGAACAACGCTCGAAAGAAGCAGCCGAGGGTCACAACAAGAGAAAGCTCGAGACTCTACGGTTAAAAATCGAACTAGACTTCCAAAGACACAAAGATGATCACCAAAGACTAGAGCAAGAACTCTCTAGACTCAGAGCCTCTTCAGATACCGACTCAAGCCACTTATCCAACAACGTTTGGAAACCCGAGAAATCCCAAGGAGAAAACATTGCTAAGCTGCTTGAAGAACTCGATAAACTTGAAGGGACTAATGAGAATGAAGCAAACTATGATCGAGAATGCATCATCTGTATGAAAGATGAAGTCTCTGTGGTGTTCCTTCCTTGTGCGCATCAAGTTGTGTGTGGTAGTTGCAGTGATAGCTTCTTTGCgaacaacaacaatggcggaAGGAAAGTCACTTGTCCTTGTTGTCGAAGTTTGATTCAACAGCGAATCCGTATCTTTGGAGCAACCTCATAA